A genomic region of Mus musculus strain C57BL/6J chromosome 7, GRCm38.p6 C57BL/6J contains the following coding sequences:
- the Olfr480 gene encoding olfactory receptor 480 → MEPGNYTVVTEFILLGLTDDITVSVILFVMFLIVYSVTLMGNLNIIVLIRTSPQLHTPMYLFLSHLAFLDIGYSSSVTPIMLRGFLRKGTFIPVAGCVAQLCIVVAFGTSESFLLASMAYDRYVAICSPLLYSTQMSSTVCILLVGTSYLGGWVNAWIFTGCSLNLSFCGPNKINHFFCDYSPLLKLSCSHDFSFEVIPAISSGSIIVVTVFIIALSYVYILVSILKMRSTEGRQKAFSTCTSHLTAVTLFFGTITFIYVMPQSSYSTDQNKVVSVFYTVVIPMLNPLIYSFRNKEVKEAMKKLIAKTHWWS, encoded by the coding sequence ATGGAGCCTGGAAACTACACAGTTGTAACAGAATTCATTCTTTTAGGGTTAACAGATGATATTACAGTCAGTGTCATTTTATTTGTTATGTTTCTAATCGTCTATTCTGTTACTTTAATGGGTAACTTGAACATAATTGTGCTAATCAGAACCAGCCCTCAGCTTCACACCCCCATGTACCTTTTCCTTAGCCATTTGGCCTTTCTAGACATTGGGTACTCCAGCTCAGTTACACCCATCATGCTGAGGGGCTTTCTCAGAAAGGGAACATTTATCCCTGTGGCTGGCTGTGTGGCTCAACTCTGTATTGTGGTGGCATTTGGGACATCTGAATCTTTCTTGCTAGCTtccatggcctatgaccgctatgtggccatctgctcACCTTTGCTCTACTCAACACAGATGTCCTCCACAGTCTGCATCCTCCTAGTTGGAACTTCCTACCTAGGTGGATGGGTGAATGCTTGGATATTTACTGGTTGCTCCTTAAATCTGTCATTTTGTGGGCCAAATAAAATTAATCACTTTTTCTGTGACTATTCACCACTATTGAAGCTTTCTTGTTCTCATGACTtttcttttgaagtcattccaGCAATCTCTTCGGGATCCATCATTGTGGTCACTGTGTTTATCATTGCTCTGTCTTATGTCTACATCCTTGTGTCAATCCTGAAGATGCGCTCTACTGAAGGTCGCCAGAAGGCCTTCTCCACCTGCACTTCCCACCTCACTGCAGTCACTCTGTTCTTTGGGACCATCACATTCATTTATGTGATGCCCCAGTCCAGCTACTCCACAGACCAGAACAAAGTGGTGTCTGTGTTTTACACAGTGGTGATCCCCATGTTGAATCCCCTCAtctacagtttcagaaacaaagagGTTAAAGAAGCCATGAAAAAACTGATTGCTAAAACACATTGGTGGTCCTGA